From a single Rhodanobacteraceae bacterium genomic region:
- a CDS encoding 2-oxoacid:ferredoxin oxidoreductase subunit beta gives MTYIAKPSLHHPSLKQNKVGFTRRDYEGRISTLCAGCGHDSISASIIQACWELDIEPHRVAKLSGIGCSSKTPDYFLGQSHGFNTVHGRMPSALTGAYLANRELLYLGVSGDGDSASIGIGQFVHAMRRGIDMVYIVENNGVYGLTKGQFSATADQGSQSKKGVVNTDSPIDLVSLAIGLGASFVGRSFSGDKAQLVPLIKAAIRHRGAAFIDVISPCVAFNNHAGSTKSYDYVREHNDSVNRLDVIEGRAPIEIEQNEGELLEVAQHDGSILRLRKTAPDYDPRDRIGAMNFIARHQAEGEVVTGLLYVDPEARDFHQHLQTVSTPLNRLGTAELCPGSEALAKLNERLR, from the coding sequence ATGACCTACATCGCCAAGCCCAGCCTGCACCACCCCAGCCTGAAGCAGAACAAGGTCGGCTTCACCCGTCGCGATTACGAGGGGCGGATTTCGACGCTCTGCGCCGGTTGCGGACATGACTCGATTTCGGCCTCGATCATCCAGGCCTGCTGGGAACTGGACATCGAGCCGCACCGCGTGGCCAAGCTCTCCGGCATCGGCTGCAGTTCGAAGACACCCGATTATTTCCTGGGCCAGTCGCACGGCTTCAACACCGTGCACGGGCGCATGCCCTCGGCGCTGACCGGGGCCTACCTCGCCAATCGCGAATTGCTGTACCTCGGTGTATCCGGCGATGGCGATTCAGCCTCGATCGGCATCGGCCAGTTCGTGCACGCCATGCGCCGAGGCATCGACATGGTCTACATCGTCGAGAACAACGGCGTCTACGGATTGACCAAGGGCCAGTTCTCCGCGACTGCCGATCAGGGCAGCCAGAGCAAGAAGGGCGTGGTCAACACCGACAGCCCGATCGATCTGGTCAGCCTGGCCATTGGCCTGGGCGCCAGCTTCGTGGGCCGCAGCTTCTCCGGGGACAAGGCCCAGCTGGTGCCGCTGATCAAGGCGGCCATCCGTCATCGCGGCGCGGCTTTCATCGATGTCATCAGCCCCTGCGTGGCCTTCAACAACCACGCCGGCAGCACCAAGAGCTACGACTATGTGCGCGAGCACAATGACTCGGTGAATCGCCTCGATGTCATCGAAGGCCGCGCCCCGATCGAGATCGAGCAGAATGAAGGCGAGTTGCTGGAAGTGGCCCAGCACGACGGCAGCATCCTGCGCCTGCGCAAGACCGCCCCCGACTACGATCCACGCGACCGCATCGGCGCGATGAACTTCATTGCTCGCCACCAGGCCGAGGGCGAAGTCGTGACTGGCTTGCTCTACGTCGACCCCGAGGCCCGAGATTTCCACCAACACCTGCAGACGGTGAGCACCCCGCTCAACCGCCTGGGCACCGCCGAGCTGTGTCCAGGCAGCGAAGCCCTGGCCAAGCTCAACGAGCGCCTGCGCTAG